The following coding sequences are from one Lolium rigidum isolate FL_2022 chromosome 6, APGP_CSIRO_Lrig_0.1, whole genome shotgun sequence window:
- the LOC124664329 gene encoding LEAF RUST 10 DISEASE-RESISTANCE LOCUS RECEPTOR-LIKE PROTEIN KINASE-like 2.4 encodes MTQFVPSYMHLPITSCNFSLAICISPSHPEYSTFALLSDDKKSNRKVILIVSLSITFGLLLACLVTALKFHRRIRSFSYSTIMDRKTIRADNANVEKLLKKYGSLAPRRYRYCELKKITNSFKLKLGEGGYGTVYSGTLPGDHRKVAVKFLHHSGPKGEEFLNEVISIGRTSHVNIVSLLGFCLEGSKRALVYEQMPNGSLDKYIYSAPSSTTPAPVKSLGWETLQEIALGVARGLEYLHEGCNTRIIHFDVKPHNVLLDEGFRPKVADFGMAKLCDPKESILTMADARGTVGFIAPEVFSRGFGVVSAKSDVYSYGMLLLEMVGGRSNVKAFAAEKEADLFFPLWIYDYMVGEGGVLVEREDDGGGGEGETIARKMAMVGLWCIQTVPANRPSMSRVLEMLERSIHELPMPPRPYHPSSPSFSPSMSHSLPSSYPSSTSGFTQRSRPLTPESTV; translated from the exons ATGACGCAATTTGTACCTAGTTATATGCATCTCCCCATCACATCCTGCAATTTCTCGCTAGCAATATGCATCTCCCCATCACATCCTGAGTACAGTACATTTGCGTTGTTGTCAG ATGACAAGAAATCAAACAGGAAGGTCATCCTGATAG TATCGTTGTCGATCACATTTGGCTTGCTGCTGGCCTGCCTTGTCACCGCCTTGAAGTTCCACCGACGAATTCGAAGCTTTAGTTATTCCACCATCATGGACAGAAAAACCATCCGTGCTGACAACGCAAACGTTGAAAAGCTGCTGAAAAAGTACGGTTCTCTGGCACCTAGGAGGTACCGGTACTGTGAGCTGAAGAAGATAACCAACTCCTTCAAACTCAAGCTCGGCGAAGGTGGCTACGGCACGGTGTACAGTGGCACCCTGCCCGGCGACCACCGGAAGGTTGCCGTCAAGTTTCTGCACCACTCCGGGCCCAAGGGTGAGGAGTTCCTGAATGAGGTGATTAGCATTGGCAGGACGTCCCACGTCAACATCGTCAGCTTGCTCGGGTTTTGCCTTGAGGGCTCCAAGCGTGCTCTCGTCTACGAGCAAATGCCCAACGGCTCCCTTGACAAGTACATTTACTCCGCACCGTCATCGACAACGCCGGCACCGGTGAAGAGCCTCGGGTGGGAGACGCTGCAGGAGATCGCATTGGGCGTGGCGAGGGGGCTGGAGTACCTGCACGAGGGTTGCAACACGCGGATCATCCACTTTGATGTGAAGCCACACAATGTGCTGCTGGACGAGGGGTTCCGGCCCAAGGTGGCGGACTTCGGGATGGCCAAGCTATGTGACCCCAAGGAGAGTATCCTGACCATGGCCGACGCGAGGGGCACCGTGGGGTTCATAGCGCCAGAGGTGTTCTCCCGGGGGTTCGGGGTCGTGTCGGCAAAGTCGGACGTGTACAGCTACGGAATGCTGCTGCTGGAGATGGTAGGCGGACGAAGCAACGTCAAGGCCTTCGCCGCCGAGAAGGAGGCTGACCTGTTCTTCCCGCTCTGGATCTATGACTACATGGTCGGGGAAGGTGGCGTGCTGGTGGAGCGGGaggatgatggaggcggtggcgaggGGGAGACGATCGCGAGAAAGATGGCGATGGTCGGGCTGTGGTGCATACAGACCGTCCCGGCGAACCGGCCGTCGATGAGCAGGGTGCTGGAGATGCTGGAGAGgagcattcatgagctccccatgCCACCGAGGCCGTACCACCcgtcttctccttctttctctccTTCGATGTCGCACTCGCTGCCGTCCAGCTACCCGTCTTCTACCTCCGGCTTCACACAACG ATCAAGACCGCTTACACCGGAGAGCACAGTGTAA